One region of Theileria equi strain WA chromosome 4 map unlocalized gcontig_1105316255039, whole genome shotgun sequence genomic DNA includes:
- a CDS encoding conserved hypothetical protein (encoded by transcript BEWA_052180A), which translates to MIGRADIEGSKSNVAMNAWLPQASYPCGNFSDTSSCISHRLKGSIGHAFTVCICTENQNQANFSPFGPHEISVLIEFALGHLRYLLTDVPPQPNSPPGYVSRLDHLQAGLKQKHGEPSLNITE; encoded by the coding sequence ATGATAGGAAGAGCCGACATCGAAGGATCAAAAAGCAACGTCGCTATGAACGCTTGGCTGCCACAAGCCAGTTATCCCTGTGGTAACTTTTCTGACACCTCTAGCTGTATATCCCACAGACTTAAAGGATCGATAGGCCATGCTTTCACAGTTTGTATTTGTACTGAAAATCAAAATCAAGCAAACTTTTCCCCTTTTGGTCCACATGAGATTTCTGTCCTCATTGAGTTCGCCTTAGGACACCTGCGTTATCTTTTAACAGATGTACCGCCCCAGCCAAACTCCCCACCTGGCTATGTCTCCCGCCTTGATCACCTGCAAGCAGGCTTAAAGCAAAAACACGGCGAACCGAGTCTCAACATAACGGAATAA
- a CDS encoding hypothetical protein (encoded by transcript BEWA_052190A) has product MLSLSLRVRVSHPNTCTSVRLLGPCFKTGQLEHVRQTAIPGLAQSAAKETLQKQPRTSQARNDATSHTREPKQANNKSPDDAGRALLIPKRSTEMQRSLQSIPPQQFQVLLTLFSKFFSSFPHGTSSLSVSHQYLAL; this is encoded by the coding sequence ATGCTTTCACTTTCATTACGCGTACGGGTTTCACACCCAAACACTTGCACGAGTGTTAGACTCCTTGGTCCGTGTTTCAAGACGGGACAGTTAGAGCACGTACGACAGACAGCGATACCAGGACTAGCCCAGTCAGCAGCGAAAGAAACACTGCAAAAACAACCGAGGACAAGCCAAGCAAGAAATGACGCTACTAGTCACACCAGAGAGCCAAAACAAGCGAATAACAAGTCCCCAGATGACGCTGGCCGAGCATTACTGATTCCCAAAAGGAGCACAGAAATGCAACGTTCGCTCCAATCGATTCCCCCTCAGCAATTTCAGGTACTTTTAAcactcttttcaaagttcttttcatccttccCTCACGGTACTTCTTCGCTATCGGTCTCACACCAATATTTAGCCTTATGA
- a CDS encoding nucleoside diphosphate hydrolase (encoded by transcript BEWA_052170A), producing the protein MIDKTKIESMPNSTEVICMVDKDNNEIGSCTRKEMRMYNEWHRTSATVVITGPEDPHLFYHIRDMSKEYCPGYLDISFGGVVTVGESYLDNAMREVHEECGLCLSEENLIEIGSFSVDGEFIRCHYKLYVALFNGTAEDLIPQKGEIMYIKKASLPELEELLKENKHTESCHKILESLKVFIASGKISQLQEAKVAK; encoded by the exons ATGATAGATAAAACGAAGATTGAGTCCATGCCTAACTCTACAGAAGTTATCTGTATGGTAGACAAGGACAACAATGAAATCGGAAGCTGCACAAGAAAGGAAATG AGAATGTATAACGAGTGGCATAGGACGTCAGCCACAGTTGTCATCACCGGTCCAGAGGACCCTCATCTCTTTTACCATATTAGAGATATGTCAAAGGAGTATTGTCCTGGATATTTAGACATCTCCTTTGGTGGTGTAGTTACT GTCGGCGAATCTTATCTTGATAACGCTATGAGAGAAGTCCATGAAGAATGCGGACTCTGTTTATCGGAAGAAAATCTAATCGAAATCGGTTCCTTTTCAGTAGATGGGGAATTCATCAGATGTCATTATAAATTATAC GTTGCCCTCTTCAATGGCACTGCTGAAGACTTGATTCCACAAAAGGGTGAAATAATGTACATTAAAAAGGCCAGCCTTCCCGAGTTGGAGGAGCTCCTCAAGGAAAATAAACACACTGAATCCTGCCACAAAATACTAGAGTCCTTAAAGGTCTTTATCGCTTCTGGTAAAATCTCGCAATTGCAGGAGGCCAAAGTAGCAAAGTAG
- a CDS encoding zinc transport protein, putative (encoded by transcript BEWA_052160A), with protein MGVSFLHILPEAAEKCERAKIAVGGGDHPVNLSYLLLLVSFAFMLLIERVVSAGRDPCTASFNDCSTSSKCCALTTHPPHAEEAPSNAQIVNIIVRGGEHEKLRFRHKHTDFLAKIKNIICPLCECNGLCITLALFTHSVFEGMVIGLEKENHSKVWLITLGVVLHKWTTGMALSSFIANETTFVKTIMIGIFCLGSPLGVLIGGLTPENETASAILDSIAVGTLIYVGFEIIVHELFCDIQCRNTALGKWACVVTGIAFILGMMVLESHFFPHTHGHHHGHHCLNECYEAISKCPQVKECSDLMSKCGKALKRCTEGHGGGDAHCHCSDSHH; from the exons ATGGGAGTTTCATTTTTACATATATTACCAGAAGCCGCAGAAAAATGCGAACGTGCTAAAATAGCCGTTGGTGGTGGTGATCACCCGGTGAATCTATCGTATTTGTTAttactagtatcatttGCTTTTATGCTATTGATAGAGCGTGTGGTCTCTGCTGGGA GGGATCCATGTACAGCATCATTTAATGACTGTAGCACAAGTTCCAAGtg CTGTGCGTTGACAACGCATCCTCCTCATGCTGAAGAAGCGCCGTCTAATGCTCaaattgtaaatattaTAGTAAGGGGAGGGGAACATGAGAAGCTTAGATTTAGACACAAACACACAGATTTCCTAGCAAAAATAAAGAACATAATTTGTCCCCTATGCGAATGCAATGGGCTTTGTATCACTCTTGCGCTTTTTACACACTCAGTTTTTGAAGGGATGGTGATAGGATTAGAGAAGGAGAATCATAGTAAAGTATGGCTGATTACTCTCGGAGTAGTTTTACACAAATGGACCACTGGTATGGCTCTTTCATCTTTTATAGCCAACGAAACTACATTTGTCAAAACGATTATGATTGGTATTTTCTGTCTGGGTTCACCTTTGGGAGTACTTATTGGTGGCCTTACACCCGAAA ATGAAACGGCTTCCGCCATTCTTGATTCTATCGCAGTAGGTACACTCATTTACGTTGGGTTCGAG ATTATCGTACACGAGCTCTTCTGCGATATCCAGTGCAGAAATACGGCATTGGGGAAGTGGGCTTGTGTAGTCACAGGTATAGCTTTTATCCTTGGCATGATGGTACTTGAATCACATTTTTTCCCTCACACTCATGGGCACCATCATGGCCATCACTGTCTAAATGAGTGTTATGAAGCAATTTCAAAATGTCCCCAAGTCAAGGAATGCTCCGATCTTATGTCAAAGTGTGGTAAAGCACTTAAAAGATGTACCGAGGGTCACGGTGGCGGCGATGCTCACTGCCACTGTTCCGATTCTCATCACTAA